Part of the Tenebrio molitor chromosome 4, icTenMoli1.1, whole genome shotgun sequence genome, AGCGGCAGAACATCGCTCACCAACCATTTTTTTAGCTCGTTAACAGCAAACCGCGTAACTCTGCCTTCGTCGATGATGCTTTTGGTCTGAAACTGATACGGTAACGCCATATCCGACAAATACTCTTCGTCTGGCGGCTTTGTTACGCAACTAATGCAAATTATAAGGTTCTCCAAGGCtgcataaacatttttttacaactgTCAGCATTTTTGTGCATCTTGAGCTCGAAATAACAGTAAAGTGCATTCAATACAAATTAACTCAAGGTGCGAACGAGATTTTGACAAAGTAGGCTGTAAACAAAGAAGCGTATGTCTTAACTTAGTTTTTTATTTGCCTAATGATGCTGAGCTTTCGAACGGATGTTTCCGTCTCCTCTAAATAATACAACAGGTTTCCTTACAACTTCATAAACGTTGTCATAAGACTCATAAGAATGGTCGGATGCCTCGGACTTCGGAGGAAAAATCTTCCTGAAATTCCTCATGTCATAACaggcaacaaaattaaatttatagaaaTGTATAGGAACTTTGTGGGTACTACCAACACTCTCTGCACACCAAAGACTCGTATCGTAGGGTACAATCTCTTCTAAAAGCTACCTCCTTTTTTTcgataagaaaatatttaaattcatcCAACGCATTACAAACGCAGGTCGTCTTCTTAATCGGTACGCTTTGAGGTTGTCTTCCAGTATACAATTGCACGTTGATTGTCATtttaatcacacgagttttattttttgcccaACGGAaataccgtgccttcaaataaattcggaattagagtaaACTGTGATTTTATGATGAAGTTGGCAACGTCGGACTTTTAAAGACTGCACAGCAGTGACGTTTGACAGCAcagtagaggtgttggattctctcatgggctgtgaccttggatatatctgcgcgaaggtgAAACGATAAACtaatgaaaaatctgtaaatgaaaatagacgagagagagacgacactaacgtaacgaatgacgatgttcgtcgtttgcgcagatatgactcatagcccatgagaaagtCCAACACCTCTACACGTGGTTATTCCGATCGTGAcataaaaatctataaaagAAACACAAAACTTGAAaccaaatacagggtgatttacgatgaataatgagcccgtaggaatagaaaatgcaacccgcaattcatcaggagaaaaacccggatatttaccgcttcgatgtccggctttttgttccaatgtattgtgggttgcattttctattccaacgggctcattattcctcgtaaatcaccctgtatttattcTTAGagcaaatgttcaaaatgttgtctttcagtttgacaattgatttttttgggtCAGTTTTCCGAAGAAAACGGTAACAAGATTTGCCATATAAAATCTTGTTCGTTGGAATTTACCGACCAAAGATATCCCTATTGGTATGGCTCTCCGTACGTCATATTTGGTCATATTTTAGTACGGATTGTCACATTTGAATAACTTGGTACTtagaattttgaatatttattaaaaattattattattattattattatcgtcCCAAAACGTtgtttaaaaagttataaacATGTTGACAGGACAATTCATGTGATTCATATGTATTGTCACTTGATTTACCTTGAAGTATCTACGTATTAAAAAACAGTACTGTCAGTAAAAAcaggattttatttcgaaatatttttatcgttGCTGGTTTTACAATGTTCCCACATCAGagcaaataaattaattagttatAAAAACTTCTAAATTTTTCTTCAGCTTCGAAAAATGGCTTCAATTCCCTAAATCGCTGGATAGATATCTTGTTCAATTCTTCTACTGTTGGTAAATCTCCACCGTATTCTTTCGGTAAACAAGAAACAGGTAGACACTCTTTGTGAAACTGCATCATGTCAGTTCCAGGTGGATGGGTTTTGATCTGCAATTATATCAccatattatgtatttatctgtctatttttaaatcatctaCTAACAATTGCCATCAACTCATTTCTTATAAAAACTCTGGCGATGGATATCAGTTTGTCAAAGACATAAGTAGAGTTGAGGACGTGGATCCTCTTTATCCTTAGAGGCATCCCCTCCTGCAggaattccaaaaattttctAGCCGCTCCTATTTTAAATCGCGTAAGGTGCATGAACCCcacctaaaatttaaattgtatatagttatttgtaataataaattagaacACTAACTCCTTGCATGTCAATGACCACAATCAACTCGTTGGGAGGATTTCTACTTTGGCTGATATCAAGCAACATGTACGCGAGTTTCATCGAAAGAATCCAATCGAAATTTTGATAATTGGAATCAGTCACTTTGAAGAAATGGATTACTGTGTTGTCGCCCGTCCTCACTGGAATGCTGATGCAGCTTCTGCAACAATGTTGAAAAGTGATTCGCACAActcatttcattttaattaaatcgtgCAAGAATATCGTACATATAGCAGTAAAGTGCCTTTCAtccctcgtgtaattattgctACTGCTGCGCTCGTACAGTATCCTCAATTttgttgtaggtcgtaaaattttatggtactttaaaggggtttataaatcctagtttaccgtTAGTAGgtattattttaaacagaGTTGTATTGTATATGCACTGCACGCGTGGCTTCTCAACCTTTTTAAACCATTTTAaaccgttaatcgctcataatatcaattacattttacaacttacaaCGAAATTGAGAAAACTATACAATAAACTTACACTCGATATGAAAATTAACACTTTAATCCACAGTTTTACTgagatattttaataaaaaagcaaaacgaTCAAATTACGAAAGCTGTTTGATCGTCCGGGAAACTATTCGGCTGTGGGTATATGCcacatgtcaaaaaatatgaaaacatATAGCAGGCTGTACAAATTTGTCAGATCATAATTTTTAGAGTCGTGTTCTTGTTTCcaagacattttttatatttattttttatttatactaACGTACTACGTattgttaatttactttttttgtttttgtgggAAACAATAAATGTACATTTTATGTAGTTTCACGATAATGGTGGGAAAGAATTCAAATCTTTACAATGATGAACGAAgtattgtagtttcaatttggttgtaggtcgtaaaattttattggatattatgagcgattaacggccacaatggttgggtttgaaaaggttggaaagcggcgcgtgccgtttgccgtacaatgcaaatataccaaatgtacaatacaaccctgcttaaaatattacctgctagtggtaaactaggatttataagccccgcaagatctttaacttaaagtaccataaaattttacgatctacaaccaaattgaaactacagtacaaaacattttttttacttcttcTTCTTACGTTGGTACGCCTAGTCATTTGTTAAAGAGTTGTCTGTTGATTCGCTTTTTAGGTTAAGattctagaaaaaataatgacaatttaattcattttgacttttgaactgtcatattCGAATTTGACAGTCAAGTGTACCAACATAAGATCGTACATTTGTTGCcaaccgaacaaaaataatttcaagcATTAAAAGTCACCGATATGTCCTatgtgtttctttttttttccgaaGAAAATCtgtcaattaatttatgtcaGTTCTTGATCATCCTACACAAATTAAATTCACTTTTATCTTTTTAAATGCATTTGCACTTAATATTTGAAGAACGACGCATCCTACTGTTATCACCACATTAAATTCGCCTGACCTTTGCCTCTTAACTACCAAACGCATACACAGGCGTCATTTAAATTAAGTTCCcattaatgtaaaaaaaaaaaataattgttttgcgACTGTTAAATTGTAGtcactttaataatttagTGTTATCACAGCAATCACAagaattcatgaataattaaacacAACCTTCAATGAAAGTCACAGTGAATTGTATTTCCTTTATGAATATGCTACAGTTCCCACAATAGCAAAAGGTAAGGACactagaataaaaattaaaattttgttttttagtgTTAAGAATCGAAAatcctatattttttaatcaattgttagaggtgttggattctctcaagagctgtgaccttggaaatatctgcgcaaaGGCGGAGCactaaaccagtgaaaaatttgtaaatgaaaactaaaaacgtcgactattcaaattcaaatacataCGAATAGACGAGAGACAGAcaatgttttccggtcggtctATAGCGCCGGCTTGAGACCGacattcgtcgtttgcgcagatatgactcacagcccatgagaaaatccagcaCCTCTACTAAGCTAAAAGGAATCACAGAATTTGCAAGTCACGTGAAATTGGGCAGTTCGCGGCGCGCTTTTGAATGTCTAAACTTTAACAACTATAATACGGCCAAAGGTACAGAGGTAAATTAAGAtctaaaaacttaatttttacaaattactTTGTATTTCCTTTAGCGTAAATGTAATTGGTAGTGTCGCATGAATTAACTCCGACTAGCatgcagaaaaaattaatgataaCATAAACTAAGTTCATGTTTTCTAAGGAATTGTCATTATCTTCTTTCACaaatgactcgattacaaaaatcaatcaattatttaaattaaatttaaataaataaatagagcGAAGTCTAGCTTCAAACCTACTCTACATAATCCAGACaaagaaaaccaaaagaaacgGAAAAATACAACAGCATTGAAAACTAAAACTAAATGGTAAAATGTGTCGTTAACACCGATTTAGTGAACAGGTTTGTTGGATCCTTGATTTTTTCCGTTTTTCATATTTATGTTGTTTTGAATTACTTGActcgattattttaaattgtttgttcGATTCTTTTTCTTCAGATAATTATCTGCTCACGTCATCTACTACGTCAACTCGTGCCAAAATAAATTCCAATTAGCgaaatttatttctgttttttattttcattaagaccagtatatttttttaaatttataaattacaaaattaatttcgttcttgaaaaattatgtttagCAGCTATAATACAAGTGGTATGATTATCGTTGATGATAATAAATTATGTCAAGTTGAATGTGCTGCTCCGGTTTCACAAGT contains:
- the LOC138127978 gene encoding alpha-tocopherol transfer protein-like produces the protein MALPYEFSAKTVIDEGRTTQGTVDQIKEWLRTTTLPQVPEEMIVLFLLSCKNVVATTKATIQAYFKIKSEAPEIFNNRDIDSGDLQKAMSVVSCISIPVRTGDNTVIHFFKVTDSNYQNFDWILSMKLAYMLLDISQSRNPPNELIVVIDMQGVGFMHLTRFKIGAARKFLEFLQEGMPLRIKRIHVLNSTYVFDKLISIARVFIRNELMAIIKTHPPGTDMMQFHKECLPVSCLPKEYGGDLPTVEELNKISIQRFRELKPFFEAEEKFRSFYN